A single region of the Demequina sp. genome encodes:
- the dop gene encoding depupylase/deamidase Dop, which produces MRIVGLETEYGITDPADPRANPILLSSLLVSGCRAWAGERTTRWDYGGEDPLMDQRGRRLPRTHVIPELLTDAHEFNAEANAVTLRRRRGSWEDPAHLNAVLTNGSRFYVDHAHPEYSGPEVTNARDAVVWDRAGDAIALEAAAAFAAAEGTEVSLYKNNVDGKGASYGTHENFQIRRDVDFDLLARRLTPHLVTRQVYTGAGRVGLGMRGELPGFQISQRADYMEAEVGLETTLRRPIVNSRDEPHSDRKRWRRLHIIIGDATTFDVATFMKLGTTSLVLTAIEAEDERLDALVLAEPVGDVQRVSRDLTLRETLQLADGTLATALQIQRALLEIAREYVADATDAQVVARWESLLERLGRDIFETAREVEWVAKLQLLGRMRSKYGQDGKDAPWDDPRIVASDIVWSQLGTGLSARLAAAGQVERLATDAEVAAAMTTAPSDTRAYLRGAVIAALPDVVDAAGWSTVVLDRDEAHGHLEVVHLDDPASGSHPLLDELLRG; this is translated from the coding sequence ATGCGGATTGTCGGTCTCGAGACCGAGTACGGCATCACCGATCCCGCGGACCCCCGCGCCAACCCCATTCTCCTGTCATCCCTGCTAGTAAGCGGGTGCCGCGCGTGGGCGGGGGAGCGCACCACCCGCTGGGACTATGGCGGCGAGGATCCGCTCATGGATCAGCGGGGCCGGAGGCTGCCAAGGACTCACGTGATCCCGGAGCTGCTGACCGACGCCCACGAGTTCAACGCGGAGGCGAACGCGGTGACGCTGCGCCGGCGCCGCGGGTCGTGGGAGGACCCGGCGCACCTCAACGCCGTCCTCACCAACGGCTCGCGCTTCTACGTTGACCACGCTCACCCCGAGTACAGCGGGCCCGAGGTCACCAACGCGCGCGACGCCGTGGTCTGGGACCGCGCCGGGGACGCGATCGCGCTCGAGGCCGCTGCGGCCTTCGCGGCCGCGGAGGGCACCGAGGTGAGCCTCTACAAGAACAACGTCGACGGCAAGGGCGCGAGCTACGGGACGCACGAGAACTTCCAGATCCGCCGCGATGTTGACTTTGACCTGTTGGCGCGGCGTCTCACGCCGCACCTCGTGACGCGCCAGGTGTACACGGGCGCGGGCCGAGTGGGTCTGGGGATGCGCGGTGAGCTGCCGGGCTTCCAGATCTCCCAGCGAGCCGACTACATGGAGGCCGAGGTTGGCCTCGAGACCACGCTGCGCCGCCCCATCGTCAACTCTCGCGACGAGCCGCACTCGGACCGCAAGCGCTGGCGCCGCCTCCACATCATCATCGGCGACGCCACCACCTTCGACGTCGCCACTTTCATGAAGCTCGGAACGACATCCCTGGTACTGACCGCCATTGAGGCCGAGGACGAACGGCTGGACGCCCTCGTGCTGGCCGAGCCCGTCGGCGACGTGCAGCGCGTCTCGCGTGACCTCACGCTCCGCGAGACGCTGCAACTGGCCGACGGCACTCTCGCCACCGCTCTCCAGATTCAGCGGGCGCTGCTCGAGATCGCCCGCGAATACGTCGCGGATGCGACCGACGCCCAGGTGGTCGCGCGCTGGGAGTCGCTGCTTGAGCGGCTCGGCAGGGACATCTTCGAGACCGCGCGAGAGGTGGAGTGGGTCGCCAAGCTGCAGCTGCTCGGCCGCATGCGCTCCAAGTACGGTCAGGACGGCAAGGACGCTCCCTGGGACGACCCACGCATCGTGGCGAGCGACATCGTGTGGAGCCAGCTCGGCACGGGGCTGTCCGCTCGGCTCGCCGCCGCGGGTCAGGTGGAGCGCCTCGCGACCGACGCGGAGGTCGCCGCCGCGATGACCACCGCCCCGAGCGATACCCGCGCGTACCTTCGCGGCGCCGTCATCGCCGCGCTCCCGGACGTGGTCGACGCCGCAGGCTGGTCGACCGTCGTCCTCGACCGCGACGAGGCCCACGGCCATCTTGAGGTGGTGCACCTGGACGACCCAGCGTCGGGCAGCCACCCCCTCCTTGACGAGTTGCTGCGCGGGTAG
- a CDS encoding ubiquitin-like protein Pup, translating into MPQQSVNQDSFDDDVPDDAPPPAAPAQSTDALDALLDEIDGSLQVNAEQFVRSFVQKGGQ; encoded by the coding sequence ATGCCTCAGCAAAGCGTCAACCAGGACTCCTTCGACGACGACGTTCCCGACGACGCGCCGCCGCCCGCGGCGCCCGCGCAGAGCACTGACGCTCTCGACGCCTTGCTCGACGAGATCGACGGCTCGCTGCAGGTCAACGCGGAGCAGTTTGTGCGCTCGTTCGTGCAGAAGGGCGGACAGTAA
- a CDS encoding FKBP-type peptidyl-prolyl cis-trans isomerase → MRARALAAVALALLTLTACSKVSPDATASDTSADIDEISIGVSDGLAPTITLPEGKTFTEPQGKVVFEGDGAPLVDNQPLLLDVYGVSLSDGSEIVNTFDGLPRSYVLAREVLGDNLYDLLIDGNVGMRVLVVAPATKEGTLTPGGSSAAPAPEPTVALVVDVLSDRAVGTEIEPRTDLPTVTVDKDTGEPTITIPDDLKEPTTVQSETLIQGNGLQVKDGSYILVNYKAVRWKDGTEYSSSWPEDTAPFSTQLGTGQLIPALDEALLDQTTGSQVLVVAPPQFGYPEEGTLVFVVDILDVWTPVE, encoded by the coding sequence ATGCGCGCTCGTGCCCTCGCGGCCGTCGCCTTGGCGTTGCTCACCCTGACGGCCTGCTCCAAGGTGAGCCCAGACGCGACCGCAAGCGACACCTCGGCGGACATCGACGAGATCTCGATCGGCGTCTCGGACGGACTCGCGCCCACGATCACGCTTCCCGAAGGCAAGACGTTCACCGAGCCCCAAGGCAAGGTCGTGTTCGAGGGCGATGGGGCGCCTCTCGTCGACAACCAGCCGCTGCTGCTCGACGTGTACGGCGTCTCGCTCTCCGACGGCTCGGAGATCGTCAACACGTTCGATGGGCTCCCGCGCTCCTACGTCCTCGCGCGCGAGGTTCTCGGCGACAACCTCTACGACCTGCTGATCGACGGCAACGTCGGCATGCGCGTTCTCGTGGTCGCGCCCGCCACCAAGGAGGGCACGCTGACTCCGGGAGGCTCGAGCGCCGCTCCCGCACCGGAGCCAACGGTCGCGCTCGTCGTCGACGTGCTGTCGGATCGGGCGGTCGGCACCGAGATCGAGCCCCGAACGGACCTGCCAACCGTGACCGTCGACAAGGACACGGGTGAGCCGACGATCACCATCCCTGATGACCTGAAGGAGCCGACGACCGTTCAGTCGGAGACGCTCATTCAGGGCAACGGACTTCAGGTCAAGGACGGCTCCTACATCCTCGTCAACTACAAGGCCGTGCGCTGGAAGGACGGGACGGAGTACTCGTCCTCGTGGCCGGAGGACACGGCGCCGTTCTCCACGCAGCTCGGCACTGGGCAGCTGATTCCGGCTCTCGATGAGGCGCTTCTCGACCAGACCACCGGATCGCAGGTGCTCGTTGTCGCGCCGCCGCAGTTCGGCTACCCCGAAGAGGGCACGCTCGTGTTCGTCGTAGACATCCTCGACGTATGGACGCCGGTCGAGTGA